GGCCTTGGTTGGAAGGGATGTAAAAAGGACACAAGTCAAGAAAGTTGTCGAGGAAACCATAAGAAGAAGTTTGATGGAGATACTGGATGTCCCAAAGCTGGATTTAAAGAAGATTGTAAAAGAAAATAAGCCCTGTCTTATATTGTTCCTCGGGTTTAACGGATCCGGAAAAACCACCACACTAGCTAAAATAGCATACAAACTTCAAAAGGAGGGTTTTACATGTGTATTTGCTGCTGGCGATTCCTTCAGGAGTGCGGCTATAGAGCAATTGGAAGAGCATGGTGAAAAGTTAGGAATAAAGGTGATAAAACACAAGTATGGGGCAGACAGTGCAGCTGTGATTTTTGATGCAATAGAGCATGCGAAAGCTAAGAAAATAGATGTCGTGCTTGCAGATACAGCAGGGAGGGTTCACACCAACCAGAACTTGATGGATGAGTTGAAGAAGATAGTTAGGGTCAATAAACCACACCTGAAGATACTTGTAATAGATTCTATAACTGGGAATGATGCCGTTGAGCAGGCCAAGAAGTTTGAGGAAGCTGTCGGTATAGATGGGGTCATACTCACCAAGATAGATGTAAACACAAAGGGTGGGGCCATACTTTCTGTTTGCAAGATACTTGGGAAACCTATAGTTGCTTTAGGAGTTGGGCAGGAGTACAAGGATTTAAAGGAGTTTGATAGGGAGGAGTTTGTAAAGGGGTTGGTTGGAGAAAATTAACCAATTCTTCTTCTTCCTATTCGTAATAGTACTCCTTGTTTCCTCTCAGGAACCCAGTGATATCCTTCTATTGGTCCACAATTTTCTCTTTCTTTTCCTGTACATTTTGAAAGATAATTACATGGCCCACAATTTTCTCTACTGGCAACCAAATCATGTCCATATTGCATACATATAACATATTTTGGTACACTTTTAGTCATAAAAAATCTATTGATGTTAAATATTTAAATCTAACCCATCCACAACCCTTTAAAACCTGTAAATCAGAAAAATTATAATGCCAAAAAAAGAAAAACCCAAGATATCAAAAACAGTAGCACTTTTCTTCATACTCCTTATGTTGGGTTCAACCATAGGTCTTGTAATAGAGATATTCCTAAAACCCTCAGGTAAGATAGAGATCCCGGCAAACAGGGTATTGAAATACAAGTTGGATGACAATCAAGTTAAAGTGCTTTTAAAGAATTATCAAACTGTCATAGAATATGAATATCCAGACAATTGCCTTGAATGTTCCACTCTAATAACATCCCTTGAAACATGGGCAACCTCCTCAGATAACCAAATATATCTCCAAGAATTATCTGGCTCCAATATCAATAAATTGACAATAACAAGTTTAAGGGGTCAAAAAATATTGTATGATCCAACTCCAGAAGAAGCTAGAAGTGATATTTGTGAGTTGATAATCAACAGGCCAATATTCTGTTTAGAAGTTTGAATTCAGTTTTTGATCCATCTCCTCAATTTCCTTCAAAAATCTTTGGATAACTCTTGGTAAATCTTGTGGCTCGACACTAAGTATCTTTGATGCCTCCTTCAGTATTTTTTCCTTTCTCTTGAGATCAATCCACTCTTTCTCTGTTATCATCAGACCCCCTTCTTGATTTTCTTCCTCTTATCTTTCCATTCATTAAACAATTCTTCGACCTTTCTAGGCAAATCCTCCACTTTTACCCCTAAAATTTGACATGCTTCCTTTAAAATCCTCTCACTTTCCCTTAGTTCCTGAATCGCAAGGTCTCCAGCAACAAACTCCAATCTAACAACCCCATCCTGAACCCTTTTTGTCTTCAGTATTGATATAAAACCTATTTCTCTTGTGTTATCCACGTGTGTACCTCCACAAGCCTCATGGTCTATCCTGTCAATTGAAACTATTCTCAACATCTTTTCAGGAACAACCCCTCCTTGATATATCCTGAAACTATACTTCTTCTCCGCCTCCTCTCTAGATATTACCTCCTTTATAACAGGGTATCCTTTTTTGACTATTTCATTTGCCTTTCTCTCTATTCTTTCAACAATTTCATCGGTTAGCGCCTCAAAGTGTGTTATATCCAGCCTAGCCTTTTTGGTTGTTTTCTCGGCTGAGTGCTGCCAGACCCAAGGCCCGACTATCTCCCTGCAGGCCGCATTTATCACATGGGTTGCTGTGTGGTGTTGTGTTAATATTTTCCTATTGTAAACGTTTACAGTACCTCTTACCTCTTGACCTTCCCTAAATGTACCAAGAACCCTGTGTATC
This sequence is a window from Candidatus Aenigmatarchaeota archaeon. Protein-coding genes within it:
- the ftsY gene encoding signal recognition particle-docking protein FtsY yields the protein MFNILKKKITNVVQSITKSVKKSVEKVPKEVAKKITEKKIAEKDLSEVLDDLELNLLEADVALEVSDKIKEDIKKALVGRDVKRTQVKKVVEETIRRSLMEILDVPKLDLKKIVKENKPCLILFLGFNGSGKTTTLAKIAYKLQKEGFTCVFAAGDSFRSAAIEQLEEHGEKLGIKVIKHKYGADSAAVIFDAIEHAKAKKIDVVLADTAGRVHTNQNLMDELKKIVRVNKPHLKILVIDSITGNDAVEQAKKFEEAVGIDGVILTKIDVNTKGGAILSVCKILGKPIVALGVGQEYKDLKEFDREEFVKGLVGEN